One genomic window of Methanoculleus horonobensis includes the following:
- a CDS encoding lamin tail domain-containing protein — translation MVKKAPVYLVSVICITLLLAFCLSAGCNDVLERVTIEAAAPTTVPTTASPTPTFEQPTPTIAPGSSGDTIRIGAFNIQVFGTSKASKPEVMDVLAKVIRTYDVVAIQEIRDSSGTALPALVDAANADGSQYAYVVGERLGRTSSKEQYAYIYDTRTISLSDAHTYPEPTGTDPFHREPYLVVMDAGDFDAVLAVIHTDPDEATDEINALSDVIAYMSAKYPGEQQIVVMGDFNADGSYFNEDGPCTLKNSGFTWLIGNGVDTTTSATDCTYDRIVITDDTGQYFTGDAGVYRFDTVYGLTLEETKAVSDHYPVYAVFSTGGGPGPVIITETPTPTPTTVAPTKTPTPQPTTKTPTPTPEPSSASGVSVTGLSLSDEWVKISNGGSTSVSMTGWKVQDDGAKHTYTFSSFTLAPGATVTLHTGDGTNSATELYWGSGSSIWNNDGDTASLYDASGKLVDSMSK, via the coding sequence ATGGTTAAAAAGGCTCCCGTCTATTTGGTCTCAGTTATTTGTATCACGCTACTGCTGGCCTTCTGTCTTTCTGCTGGTTGTAACGATGTTTTAGAGAGGGTGACCATTGAAGCTGCCGCACCTACCACCGTACCGACAACGGCCAGCCCAACGCCGACCTTCGAGCAACCCACCCCTACCATAGCACCAGGATCATCAGGAGACACCATTCGGATCGGTGCATTCAACATCCAGGTATTCGGCACGTCGAAAGCCTCGAAGCCCGAAGTAATGGACGTCCTCGCCAAGGTCATCCGGACCTATGACGTCGTCGCCATTCAGGAGATCCGCGACAGTTCCGGCACCGCACTTCCCGCCTTGGTCGACGCCGCGAACGCCGACGGATCGCAGTACGCTTACGTGGTCGGGGAGCGGCTCGGTCGAACCTCCTCAAAGGAGCAGTACGCCTACATATACGATACCCGGACGATCTCCCTCTCCGACGCCCACACCTACCCGGAGCCGACCGGCACGGATCCCTTCCACCGTGAGCCTTACCTGGTGGTGATGGATGCCGGCGACTTCGATGCGGTCCTTGCCGTGATCCACACGGATCCGGACGAGGCCACCGACGAGATCAACGCCCTGAGCGATGTGATCGCCTACATGAGTGCCAAGTATCCCGGCGAGCAGCAGATCGTCGTCATGGGCGACTTCAACGCCGACGGGTCGTACTTCAACGAGGACGGCCCGTGCACCCTGAAGAACAGCGGGTTTACCTGGCTCATCGGCAACGGCGTGGACACTACGACCTCCGCGACGGACTGCACGTACGACCGGATCGTCATCACCGACGATACCGGGCAGTACTTCACCGGGGACGCTGGCGTGTACCGGTTTGATACCGTCTACGGCCTGACCCTCGAGGAGACGAAGGCCGTCTCCGACCACTATCCGGTATATGCCGTCTTCAGCACCGGAGGCGGACCGGGGCCGGTGATCATTACAGAGACCCCGACCCCGACCCCGACGACCGTCGCTCCGACGAAGACGCCCACGCCGCAGCCGACCACGAAGACCCCCACACCTACGCCAGAACCGAGCAGCGCTTCGGGGGTCTCCGTCACTGGGCTCTCGCTGTCGGACGAGTGGGTGAAGATCTCGAACGGCGGCTCGACATCGGTCTCGATGACCGGCTGGAAGGTTCAGGACGATGGGGCAAAACACACGTATACCTTCTCATCGTTCACGCTGGCGCCTGGGGCCACGGTGACGTTGCACACCGGCGACGGAACGAACTCTGCCACGGAGCTCTATTGGGGGAGCGGCAGCTCGATCTGGAACAATGATGGAGACACGGCATCCCTCTACGATGCGAGCGGAAAATTGGTCGATTCGATGAGTAAATGA